One Schistocerca cancellata isolate TAMUIC-IGC-003103 chromosome 1, iqSchCanc2.1, whole genome shotgun sequence genomic region harbors:
- the LOC126186678 gene encoding uncharacterized protein LOC126186678, producing MKKRKSSNNKSKPKKKCSTFKRATSRKASAVKRKTKNSSATKPRSQQKINRITVAGDGCKNRKRKHNNEKEREKSKRSRLPSHNSSHHNSRCNLCSQPEPKATRGKNSTKKNGSNHYRGVIELPCKKSVFEKACNLRRTIESGDLLPASLQPLLNDSVANKYDINELVATVKESKSKWQETEKRMLELDRSIRAELCINKANPEKCLPLLDELNCLEIDALMLKQNPRLVHTVQKLCQFVGNRGLGNFTEEEKTKYLDSAAQIRNKSKALFQKCQKLFGIEGGQSFKKVFKEKVQEYQETKNSKFLRELCQKVNKGFKKNQSSKPLRKRVSGNTK from the coding sequence ATGAAGAAGAGAAAATCTTCCAATAATAAATCAAAACCAAAGAAAAAGTGTAGTACCTTTAAGAGGGCAACATCTAGGAAGGCTAGTGCTgtgaaaagaaaaacgaaaaattcATCTGCAACAAAGCCTCGTTCACAACAGAAGATCAATAGGATAACAGTAGCTGGAGATGGATgcaaaaacagaaaaaggaaacataataatgagaaagagagagaaaagagcAAGCGGAGCAGGTTACCCAGTCACAATTCTTCACACCACAACAGTCGCTGTAATTTGTGTTCACAGCCAGAGCCGAAGGCTACCAGAGGCAAGAATTCAAcaaagaagaatggttcaaatcatTATCGTGGTGTCATTGAGCTACCCTGTAAAAAAAGTGTGTTTGAGAAGGCATGTAATCTGAGACGAACGATTGAATCAGGAGACCTTCTGCCTGCTAGCTTGCAGCCACTTCTTAATGACAGTGTAGCAAACAAATACGATATAAATGAGTTGGTTGCTACTGTAAAGGAAAGCAAATCTAAGTGGCAAGAAACTGAAAAGCGTATGCTTGAGCTGGATCGCTCTATTAGAGCTGAGCTTTGCATCAATAAGGCAAATCCAgagaaatgtttgccacttcttgaTGAATTAAATTGTCTTGAGATCGATGCTCTAATGTTGAAACAGAATCCAAGATTAGTCCACACCGTGCAAAAGCTCTGTCAGTTTGTTGGGAACAGAGGATTAGGCAACTTCACAGAAGAAGAGAAGACAAAATATCTAGATAGTGCTGCTCAGATTAGGAACAAGTCTAAAGCATTGTTTCAAAAGTGTCAGAAGTTGTTTGGTATTGAAGGAGGTCAGTCATTTAAGAAAGTTTTTAAAGAGAAAGTTCAAGAATACCAGGAAACAAAGAACAGCAAATTTTTAAGGGAATTATGTCAAAAAGTTAATAAaggttttaaaaaaaatcagagttCGAAGCCCTTGAGAAAGAGGGTATCAGGTAACACAAAATAA